In Actinomyces radicidentis, one genomic interval encodes:
- a CDS encoding DUF3107 domain-containing protein — MQIHIAVKHSSRELDLETSASQDEILEALTRADRDGEPLVLSDDKGRKVFVPAGGIASVELGEASQRRVGFGI; from the coding sequence ATGCAGATCCACATCGCCGTCAAGCACTCCAGCCGCGAGCTCGACCTGGAGACCTCCGCCTCGCAGGACGAGATCCTCGAGGCCCTCACCCGCGCCGACCGCGACGGCGAGCCCCTCGTCCTCTCCGACGACAAGGGCCGCAAGGTCTTCGTGCCGGCCGGCGGCATCGCCTCCGTCGAGCTCGGCGAGGCCTCGCAGCGCCGCGTCGGCTTCGGCATCTGA
- a CDS encoding PD-(D/E)XK nuclease family protein, with translation MHEDTTPEPLRLLPARGVPPLPEPGEDAARVLERAREGANLVVLGAAGTGRSTLALRLLAEAVRAGRDALLLAPTRARADQLRARAAHLLEGRGGGVVRVRTPAGFAFTVLTTSLTARPDPLPAPVLLAGAEEDAALAALIRPEQWPGLPPEAVASRAFRTELRNLLARAGELGVDADDLADLGRALDVPPWGPASALLRTWDAQGRPSAERRSETRRMDTARIQDRAVEALASWDADGVTEPRPVPDLVIVDDYQDCTAATARLLVALNAPDAAGHRAQVVVLGDPDVAVETFRGGSPSLLNEAEDRSGLAAERLTLGTRHRGGPALAAVWEDQAGRLPVTGTAAHRRPALAQEPGRAVETGAGTAPRPTGVLPLVASGEAQEAAHVARLLRAERIHHGTGWGEMAVIVRSSGRAQAVARDLRRRGVPLASSTPAVLLRAEPAASALLAVARAGLEGRLGGPEALPERPTALDLLASPLIGLSVLDLRRLRRRLRADRPAEGSPDENLLSVLGSVDGACALAEALAQEPLAEQAERLARAARVIAAVRDVVEESRGQAEEGAPAVGVPAAGEDPVPAGTGTGDAAGRRTGSTGTEASGRVDAEQLLWAAWDASGRAEAWRATALSGGASHADALLAEAAERDLDVVTALFKRAEIWAERHPGADAADFLTELAEEVLPSDSVAPQGVRPDGVPVLTPAAAAGREWEVVAVMGLGRDAWPDLRLRDSLTRSGLLVDAVTGRLPLGADGAPTGELDAASARAQVRADERRMLLSALTRATRRLVVTATQDEDHAPSAFLLEVARSASAPLLDEDGAVITAPDVGDLTLRGLVGELRRAAVAGALEGAEDADRDRGRAAGRVLALLASSGVATADPASWDGIAGPTSHAPLVEPGRAVRVSPSDVEGVGTCPLRWFLQRQGGDAGATGAQSLGIVIHEIGEQAQREGLRGEEVMTLLEERLPELSYPDTWFGSLAVQRARDLTERLASYLDGVPGRVDVEKRIDVELDLPVPGAPSTGTGADGTGDAPLPLTAVDGGSAAVGAPASGTVRVHLGGRIDRIEHVGEGPDGAPPVTDGDALPDGRGARVRVMDLKTGGRPKNDPARHAQLATYRLALEHHGYDVVGAGLVQLGEKPLKDGLTRVFPKGAALDASPDPETGEDWASDMVASAALDASGAHLEARTGAHCQFCPVKSSCPAVAEGRRVLA, from the coding sequence ATGCACGAGGACACGACGCCGGAGCCCCTCCGCCTCCTGCCCGCCCGCGGGGTCCCGCCCCTGCCGGAGCCGGGCGAGGACGCCGCACGCGTCCTCGAGCGCGCTCGCGAGGGCGCCAACCTCGTCGTCCTCGGGGCCGCCGGCACCGGGCGCTCCACCCTTGCGCTGCGCCTCCTCGCCGAGGCCGTCCGCGCCGGGCGCGACGCCCTGCTGCTCGCGCCCACGCGAGCCCGCGCGGACCAGCTGCGCGCCCGCGCCGCCCACCTCCTCGAGGGTCGAGGCGGGGGAGTGGTGCGCGTGCGCACGCCCGCCGGCTTCGCCTTCACCGTCCTCACCACCTCCCTCACCGCCCGTCCGGACCCGCTGCCCGCGCCGGTCCTCCTCGCCGGCGCGGAGGAGGACGCCGCGCTCGCGGCCCTCATCCGTCCCGAGCAGTGGCCCGGCCTTCCGCCCGAGGCCGTCGCCTCGCGCGCCTTCCGCACCGAGCTCCGCAACCTCCTCGCCCGCGCCGGCGAGCTCGGCGTGGACGCCGACGACCTCGCGGATCTCGGGCGTGCCCTCGACGTCCCCCCGTGGGGCCCGGCCTCCGCGCTCCTGCGCACCTGGGACGCACAGGGCCGCCCGAGCGCCGAGCGGCGCAGCGAGACCCGCCGCATGGACACCGCCCGCATCCAGGACCGCGCTGTCGAGGCCCTCGCCTCCTGGGACGCCGACGGCGTCACCGAGCCGCGCCCCGTGCCGGACCTCGTCATCGTCGACGACTACCAGGACTGCACCGCCGCCACCGCCCGTCTCCTCGTCGCCCTCAACGCCCCGGACGCCGCCGGGCACCGCGCCCAGGTCGTCGTCCTGGGGGACCCCGACGTCGCCGTCGAGACCTTCCGCGGCGGCTCCCCGAGCCTGCTCAATGAGGCCGAGGACCGCTCCGGTCTCGCCGCCGAGCGTCTCACCCTCGGCACCCGCCACCGCGGCGGGCCCGCGCTGGCCGCCGTGTGGGAGGACCAGGCCGGGCGCCTGCCCGTCACGGGCACGGCCGCCCACCGTCGCCCCGCCCTCGCCCAGGAGCCGGGCCGCGCCGTGGAGACGGGCGCCGGGACCGCCCCGCGGCCCACCGGGGTCCTCCCGCTCGTCGCCTCCGGCGAGGCCCAGGAGGCCGCCCACGTCGCGCGCCTCCTGCGCGCCGAGCGCATCCACCACGGCACCGGCTGGGGCGAGATGGCCGTCATCGTCCGCTCCTCGGGCCGTGCCCAGGCGGTCGCCCGGGACCTGCGCCGCCGGGGCGTCCCACTCGCGTCGTCGACGCCCGCCGTCCTGCTGCGCGCCGAGCCCGCCGCCTCCGCGCTCCTCGCCGTCGCCCGGGCGGGCCTCGAGGGGCGCCTCGGCGGCCCGGAGGCGCTGCCCGAGCGGCCCACGGCCCTCGACCTGCTCGCGAGCCCTCTCATCGGGCTGAGCGTCCTGGACCTGCGCCGCCTGCGCCGTCGTCTGCGCGCGGACCGACCCGCGGAGGGGAGCCCGGATGAGAACCTCCTGTCCGTACTCGGCTCCGTCGACGGCGCCTGCGCCCTCGCCGAGGCACTCGCGCAGGAGCCGCTGGCAGAGCAGGCCGAGCGCCTCGCCCGCGCCGCCCGCGTCATCGCCGCCGTCCGCGACGTCGTCGAGGAGTCCCGGGGCCAGGCCGAGGAGGGCGCTCCCGCCGTCGGCGTTCCCGCTGCCGGTGAGGACCCGGTCCCCGCCGGGACCGGCACCGGTGACGCGGCGGGACGACGGACCGGGAGCACGGGCACCGAGGCCTCCGGCCGCGTCGACGCCGAGCAGCTCCTCTGGGCCGCCTGGGACGCCTCCGGGCGCGCCGAGGCCTGGCGCGCCACCGCCCTCAGCGGCGGAGCCTCCCACGCCGACGCCCTCCTCGCCGAGGCCGCCGAGCGGGACCTCGACGTCGTGACCGCTCTGTTCAAGCGCGCCGAGATCTGGGCCGAGCGCCACCCGGGCGCCGACGCCGCCGACTTCCTCACCGAGCTCGCCGAGGAGGTCCTCCCCTCGGACTCCGTCGCGCCCCAGGGCGTGCGCCCCGACGGCGTCCCCGTCCTCACCCCGGCGGCCGCGGCCGGCCGCGAGTGGGAGGTCGTCGCCGTCATGGGGCTGGGCCGCGACGCCTGGCCGGACCTGCGGCTGCGCGACTCGCTGACCCGCTCCGGGCTCCTCGTCGACGCCGTCACCGGCCGGCTCCCGCTCGGAGCCGACGGCGCCCCCACCGGCGAGCTCGACGCCGCCTCCGCCCGCGCGCAGGTGCGCGCCGACGAGCGACGCATGCTCCTGTCCGCCCTCACGCGGGCCACGCGGCGGCTCGTCGTCACCGCCACCCAGGACGAGGACCACGCCCCCTCGGCCTTCCTCCTCGAGGTCGCCCGCTCCGCCAGCGCCCCGCTCCTGGACGAGGACGGCGCCGTCATCACCGCTCCCGACGTCGGCGACCTCACCCTGCGCGGACTGGTCGGCGAGCTCCGCCGCGCCGCCGTCGCCGGGGCCCTCGAGGGCGCCGAGGACGCCGACCGGGACCGCGGGCGGGCCGCCGGGCGGGTGCTCGCGCTGCTCGCCTCCTCCGGCGTCGCCACCGCGGACCCTGCCTCCTGGGACGGAATCGCCGGCCCCACCTCGCACGCGCCCCTCGTCGAGCCCGGCCGGGCCGTGCGCGTCAGCCCCTCGGACGTCGAGGGCGTCGGCACATGCCCGCTGCGCTGGTTCCTCCAGCGCCAGGGCGGGGACGCGGGCGCCACCGGCGCCCAGAGCCTCGGCATCGTCATCCACGAGATCGGCGAGCAGGCCCAGCGCGAGGGACTGCGCGGTGAGGAGGTCATGACCCTCCTCGAGGAGCGCCTGCCAGAGCTCTCCTACCCGGACACCTGGTTCGGCTCACTCGCCGTCCAGCGCGCCCGTGACCTCACTGAGCGCCTCGCCTCCTACCTCGACGGCGTGCCCGGCCGCGTCGACGTCGAGAAGCGCATCGACGTCGAGCTCGACCTGCCCGTGCCCGGGGCACCGAGCACGGGCACGGGCGCCGATGGCACCGGTGACGCGCCTCTTCCGCTCACTGCCGTCGACGGCGGATCGGCCGCGGTCGGCGCGCCCGCCTCAGGCACTGTCCGCGTCCACCTCGGCGGACGCATCGACCGCATCGAGCACGTCGGCGAGGGACCCGACGGCGCCCCGCCAGTCACCGACGGCGACGCCCTGCCCGACGGGCGCGGAGCCCGCGTGCGCGTCATGGACCTCAAGACCGGAGGCCGCCCCAAGAACGACCCGGCCCGCCACGCCCAGCTCGCCACCTACCGCCTCGCCCTGGAGCACCACGGCTACGACGTCGTCGGCGCAGGCCTCGTCCAGCTCGGGGAGAAGCCGCTCAAGGACGGCCTCACGCGCGTCTTCCCGAAGGGCGCGGCCCTCGACGCCTCACCGGACCCGGAGACCGGGGAGGACTGGGCCTCGGACATGGTCGCCTCCGCCGCGCTCGACGCCTCCGGAGCGCACCTCGAGGCGCGCACCGGCGCCCACTGCCAGTTCTGCCCCGTCAAGAGCTCCTGCCCGGCCGTCGCCGAAGGAAGGAGGGTCCTCGCATGA
- a CDS encoding ATP-dependent DNA helicase, with product MTPTHSQDPRDARTPVGPDASAAQPGAGTAGAAPAARPDLSPAELARALKIHEPTEEQARVIAHPLTPLLVVAGAGSGKTATMSQRVVHLVATGRARADGVLGLTFTRKATAELAQRVGARLDQLAASGLIEADEDAPEPTIATYNSFAGSLVRDHGLRIGVDPDSTLITEARAWQIASDLVESRSEPLPIESLSTATEAVLRLDGALSENLLTVEQAAEQIEQLQELFTGLAGIRGLKTAFGKPAGTMGEQLGMLEVVAAFRERKRARSLLTFGDQIALACRIAEDVPEVARAVRRQYPAVLLDEFQDTSVAQVRLLSALFEGSGVTAVGDPNQAIYGWRGASAGALDSFHEAFNPAGTEAVRAGADPDEATPVLPLSTAWRNDVAVLDAANVLSTPLRVHSVQPGDALVSHLPVEPLRPRPATAGLAQGAVLGAFLQDSLAEAEAVAEFMGERWGADVSLAVLSRTHAALEPAAEALGARGIPYEVVGIGGLLTLPEVADVRALLTVAADPERGDRLMRLLTGAGIGATDLRALHQYARVQARGPVREEAPEGEENPDAPLLSEAIEAIARRADSGRDGVDAVTVPGLTPAGTRLADRLARRVRRVRSALALPLPDLVVLAEQALGLDVEIAARVDAPLGRRGLDAFRGVAEQYAADIDAPTLAGFLEWLAVAEVREGALGVPEVEPEPGAVQLLTVHAAKGLEWDSVAVVGLNEGGFPNYDASPKEDLSVADRSWMTKKAEFPHPLRADAGTLPPFELGALEPPAVDKDDAKDLLEQYSQALGRYGVAEERRLAYVAVTRARHDVLLTGSHFSKTSSRTRPMSRFLAELVRRDLVAPYGAGFTELAEDAENPMAAATTTARWPVEPEDAADAGPEGAERRARLAAAEAVRGLVASGGTVEVTGAAGAGGDSASTDAAASRWRQEAALLLAERARRDSEPPSVRLPQHLAATSLDELRSDPAAFALDLRRPLPPHPREAGRLGTVFHDAVAQRLAAGSALLSLTDAGVPDTVTPEDRAKLERWLATAEELPLLDGYTLAATETDRELTLGATTLRCRIDAVFHRDGAADDEPGAWLIVDWKTGRWHVPVDQLSIYVHAWSASLGVPAEAVRAAYVYVDAPGGEVDELASGDVLPLAAIEEILSPRG from the coding sequence ATGACCCCGACGCACTCCCAGGACCCGCGCGACGCCCGCACCCCGGTCGGCCCCGACGCCAGCGCGGCGCAGCCGGGCGCCGGCACCGCGGGTGCCGCCCCGGCCGCCCGCCCCGACCTCAGCCCCGCCGAGCTCGCCCGCGCCCTCAAGATCCATGAGCCCACCGAGGAGCAGGCCCGCGTCATCGCCCACCCGCTCACGCCCCTCCTCGTGGTCGCGGGCGCCGGCTCCGGCAAGACCGCCACGATGAGCCAGCGCGTCGTCCACCTCGTCGCCACGGGCCGCGCCCGCGCCGACGGCGTCCTCGGCCTCACCTTCACCCGCAAGGCCACCGCCGAGCTCGCCCAGCGCGTCGGCGCCCGCCTCGACCAGCTCGCGGCCTCCGGCCTCATCGAGGCCGACGAGGACGCCCCCGAGCCGACCATCGCCACCTACAACTCCTTCGCCGGCTCCCTCGTGCGGGACCACGGCCTGCGCATCGGCGTCGACCCCGACTCCACCCTCATCACCGAGGCCCGCGCCTGGCAGATCGCCTCTGACCTCGTCGAGTCCCGCTCCGAGCCGCTCCCGATCGAGTCCCTGTCCACGGCCACCGAGGCCGTGCTCCGCCTCGACGGCGCCCTCTCCGAGAACCTCCTCACCGTCGAACAGGCTGCCGAGCAGATCGAGCAGCTCCAGGAGCTCTTCACCGGCCTCGCCGGGATCCGCGGCCTCAAGACCGCCTTCGGCAAGCCGGCGGGCACGATGGGCGAGCAGCTCGGCATGCTCGAGGTCGTCGCCGCCTTCCGGGAGCGCAAGCGCGCCCGGTCCCTCCTCACCTTCGGGGACCAGATCGCGCTGGCCTGCCGGATCGCCGAGGACGTCCCCGAGGTCGCCCGCGCCGTGCGCCGCCAGTACCCGGCCGTGCTCCTCGACGAGTTCCAGGACACCTCCGTCGCCCAGGTCCGGCTCCTCTCCGCCCTCTTCGAGGGCAGCGGCGTCACCGCCGTCGGCGACCCCAACCAGGCCATCTACGGCTGGCGCGGAGCCTCCGCCGGGGCGCTCGACTCCTTCCACGAGGCCTTCAACCCGGCCGGCACCGAGGCGGTCAGGGCGGGCGCGGACCCGGACGAGGCCACCCCCGTCCTGCCCCTGTCGACCGCCTGGCGCAACGACGTCGCCGTCCTCGACGCCGCCAACGTCCTCTCCACGCCGCTGCGCGTCCACTCCGTCCAGCCCGGCGACGCCCTCGTCTCCCACCTCCCCGTCGAGCCGCTGCGGCCCCGTCCGGCCACCGCCGGGCTGGCGCAGGGGGCGGTCCTCGGGGCTTTCCTCCAGGACTCGCTCGCGGAGGCGGAGGCGGTCGCGGAGTTCATGGGCGAGCGCTGGGGCGCTGACGTCTCCCTCGCCGTCCTGTCCCGCACGCACGCCGCCCTCGAGCCCGCGGCAGAGGCCCTCGGGGCGCGCGGCATCCCCTACGAGGTCGTCGGCATCGGCGGACTCCTCACCCTGCCCGAGGTCGCCGACGTCCGCGCGCTCCTCACCGTCGCCGCCGACCCCGAGCGCGGCGACCGGCTCATGCGCCTGCTCACCGGCGCCGGCATCGGCGCCACCGACCTGCGCGCCCTGCACCAGTACGCCCGTGTCCAGGCCCGTGGCCCGGTCCGCGAGGAGGCGCCCGAGGGGGAGGAGAACCCGGACGCCCCGCTGCTCTCCGAGGCGATCGAGGCGATCGCCCGCCGCGCCGACTCCGGCCGCGACGGCGTCGACGCCGTCACGGTCCCCGGGCTGACACCCGCCGGGACGCGGCTCGCCGACCGGTTGGCCCGGCGGGTGCGACGCGTCCGCTCCGCGCTCGCCCTGCCCCTGCCGGACCTCGTCGTCCTCGCCGAGCAGGCCCTCGGACTCGACGTCGAGATCGCCGCCCGCGTCGACGCGCCGCTCGGACGTCGGGGCCTGGACGCGTTCCGGGGCGTCGCCGAGCAGTACGCCGCCGACATCGACGCCCCGACCCTCGCCGGCTTCCTCGAGTGGCTCGCCGTCGCCGAGGTGCGCGAGGGGGCGCTCGGCGTCCCCGAGGTCGAGCCCGAGCCCGGCGCCGTCCAGCTCCTCACGGTCCACGCCGCCAAGGGCCTCGAGTGGGACTCCGTGGCCGTCGTCGGCCTCAACGAGGGCGGGTTCCCCAACTACGACGCGAGCCCCAAGGAGGACCTGTCCGTCGCGGACCGCTCCTGGATGACGAAGAAGGCCGAGTTCCCCCACCCGCTGCGGGCCGACGCCGGCACCTTGCCGCCCTTCGAGCTCGGGGCGCTCGAGCCGCCGGCGGTCGACAAGGACGACGCGAAGGACCTCCTCGAGCAGTACTCCCAGGCTCTCGGGCGCTACGGCGTGGCGGAGGAGCGGCGCCTGGCCTACGTGGCGGTGACCCGCGCCAGGCACGACGTGCTCCTCACCGGCTCGCACTTCTCGAAGACCTCGAGCCGTACCCGGCCCATGAGCCGCTTCCTCGCCGAACTCGTCCGCCGCGACCTCGTCGCGCCCTACGGCGCCGGCTTCACCGAGCTCGCCGAGGACGCCGAGAACCCCATGGCCGCGGCGACGACGACGGCGCGATGGCCCGTCGAGCCGGAGGACGCCGCCGACGCCGGTCCCGAGGGCGCCGAGCGGCGAGCGCGTCTGGCCGCCGCCGAGGCGGTCCGGGGACTGGTGGCGAGCGGCGGGACCGTCGAGGTCACCGGAGCGGCAGGGGCGGGCGGTGACTCCGCGTCCACGGACGCGGCCGCGTCGCGCTGGCGACAGGAGGCGGCGCTCCTCCTCGCCGAGCGCGCCCGACGTGACAGCGAGCCGCCCTCGGTCCGTCTGCCCCAGCACCTCGCGGCGACGAGCCTCGACGAGCTTCGTTCGGACCCGGCTGCCTTCGCCCTCGATCTGCGCCGCCCGCTGCCGCCGCACCCGCGCGAGGCCGGGCGCCTCGGCACCGTCTTCCACGACGCCGTCGCCCAGCGGCTCGCCGCGGGCTCCGCGCTGCTCAGCCTCACCGACGCCGGTGTCCCGGACACCGTCACGCCGGAGGACCGCGCCAAGCTGGAGCGCTGGCTCGCCACCGCGGAGGAGCTGCCGCTGCTCGACGGCTACACGCTGGCCGCCACGGAGACGGACCGAGAGCTCACGCTCGGCGCGACGACCCTGCGCTGCCGCATCGACGCCGTCTTCCACAGGGACGGCGCCGCCGACGACGAGCCGGGCGCCTGGCTCATCGTGGACTGGAAGACCGGGCGGTGGCACGTGCCCGTCGATCAGCTGAGCATCTACGTGCACGCCTGGTCGGCGTCGCTCGGCGTGCCCGCGGAGGCGGTGCGTGCGGCATACGTCTACGTCGACGCCCCCGGCGGGGAGGTCGACGAGCTCGCGAGCGGGGACGTCCTGCCCCTGGCCGCGATCGAGGAGATCCTCAGCCCGCGTGGCTGA
- a CDS encoding phosphotransferase: MSQPPFENAPAAPTDEQDAERVSVDDARSARDAPSTGTGTGTGTGERSEKAKQPTALPRDRSALALAAMAGVAVPGLDAAKLALPQEESPELHVVGVIDTKGRHWEVLEARDDATGAALEAEAEVLKRIGRVVDDGYLSFNVPRPAGSLRRKDAHVQVRTHLEGRPIDVNALRPGPGLSAGLGKALGELHELRTDIVADSGMPVYDAAETRQRWESLLDEARTTGKVPDVLLNRWEAALSDASLWRFKPVLVHGDLAEENVLTSGGAVTAIRGLGLTHVGDPAEDLAWVYSSVPVDCLDSIEAAYEAARAEGTDKHLRDRAELVSELSLVRWLLHGVRAENEGITADAVAMLNDLASQVGSETITEEAAPHLAAVDPLPEHLDDDAEHEPADADDVSAEATTSPQDSEETTTEGDDTVVRLAARQRPHRD; this comes from the coding sequence ATGTCGCAGCCCCCCTTCGAGAACGCCCCCGCCGCACCGACCGACGAGCAGGACGCCGAGCGGGTGTCCGTCGACGACGCCCGCTCGGCGCGGGACGCGCCGAGCACCGGCACCGGCACCGGCACCGGTACCGGCGAACGCTCCGAGAAGGCGAAGCAGCCGACCGCGCTCCCCCGCGACCGCAGCGCCCTCGCCCTGGCCGCGATGGCCGGCGTCGCCGTGCCCGGGCTCGACGCCGCCAAGCTCGCGCTGCCGCAGGAGGAGTCCCCCGAGCTGCACGTCGTCGGCGTCATCGACACCAAGGGCCGCCACTGGGAGGTCCTCGAGGCGCGCGACGACGCCACCGGGGCCGCCCTCGAGGCGGAGGCCGAGGTCCTCAAGCGCATCGGCCGCGTCGTCGACGACGGCTACCTCTCCTTCAACGTGCCCCGCCCGGCCGGCTCCCTGCGCCGCAAGGACGCCCACGTCCAGGTCCGCACCCACCTCGAGGGCCGCCCCATCGACGTGAACGCCCTGCGCCCCGGCCCCGGACTGTCCGCGGGACTCGGCAAGGCCCTCGGAGAGCTGCACGAGCTGAGGACCGACATCGTCGCCGACTCCGGGATGCCCGTGTACGACGCCGCGGAGACGCGCCAGCGCTGGGAGTCGCTCCTCGACGAGGCGCGCACGACCGGCAAGGTCCCCGACGTCTTGCTCAACCGCTGGGAGGCGGCGCTGTCCGACGCGAGCCTGTGGCGCTTCAAGCCGGTCCTCGTGCACGGCGACCTCGCCGAGGAGAACGTGCTGACCAGCGGCGGCGCCGTCACCGCGATCCGCGGGCTGGGGCTCACGCACGTGGGCGACCCGGCCGAGGACCTCGCCTGGGTCTACTCCTCCGTGCCGGTCGACTGCCTGGACTCGATCGAGGCCGCCTACGAGGCGGCCCGGGCCGAGGGCACCGACAAGCACCTGCGCGACCGCGCCGAGCTCGTGAGCGAGCTCAGCCTCGTGCGCTGGCTCCTCCACGGCGTGCGTGCGGAGAACGAGGGCATCACCGCCGACGCCGTCGCCATGCTCAACGACCTGGCGAGCCAGGTCGGCTCGGAGACGATCACCGAGGAGGCCGCACCGCACCTGGCTGCCGTCGATCCGCTCCCTGAGCACCTCGACGACGACGCTGAGCACGAGCCGGCGGACGCCGACGACGTCTCCGCCGAGGCGACGACGTCCCCCCAGGACTCTGAGGAGACCACGACGGAGGGGGACGACACGGTCGTGCGCCTCGCGGCGCGCCAGCGCCCGCACCGCGACTGA
- a CDS encoding CpaF family protein: MDAAALLHTEIRELVRRRGIDPLHDVDTLEALVDEASVDYLRRADAGLVPPLADPDAAGAQAVDALAGVGPLQRYLDDDSIEEVWVNGPGRVFVARSGRPELTTTILEDEDLRVLVERMLRASGRRLDLSSPFVDAQLPGGERLHVAIPPITSSHWAVNIRKHTARASRTTDLVRMGSLTSRAAAFLDASVQAGLNILVSGATQAGKTTMVRALAGAIPAGQRVITCEEVFELSLRNRDCVAMQTRPANLEGVGEITLRRLVKEALRMRPDRLIIGEVREAEALDMLIAANSGLPAMSTLHANSAREAVIKICTLPLLAGENVSSAFVVPTVAGAIDLVVHLDLDSRGHRQVREIASLSGRVENGVVELADLFRRDGAGQLVRGPGMPPDPERYARAGHDLAELLGTAARRMDADVGRSDDDARRRWE, from the coding sequence ATGGACGCAGCCGCCCTGCTGCACACCGAGATCCGCGAGCTCGTCCGGCGCCGCGGCATCGACCCGCTCCACGACGTCGACACCCTCGAGGCGCTCGTCGACGAGGCGAGCGTCGACTACCTGCGCCGCGCAGACGCGGGCCTCGTCCCGCCGCTCGCCGACCCCGACGCCGCCGGCGCGCAGGCGGTCGACGCCCTCGCCGGCGTCGGCCCCCTCCAGCGCTACCTCGACGACGACTCCATCGAGGAGGTCTGGGTCAACGGCCCCGGCCGCGTCTTCGTGGCCCGCTCCGGTCGCCCCGAGCTCACCACGACGATCCTCGAGGACGAGGACCTGCGCGTCCTCGTCGAGCGCATGCTCCGCGCGAGCGGACGCCGCCTCGACCTGTCCAGTCCCTTCGTCGACGCCCAGCTGCCTGGCGGTGAGCGGCTCCATGTCGCCATCCCGCCCATCACCTCGAGTCACTGGGCCGTCAACATCCGCAAGCACACGGCCCGCGCCTCGCGGACGACGGATCTGGTCCGGATGGGCTCGCTGACCTCCCGAGCCGCCGCCTTCCTCGACGCCTCCGTCCAGGCCGGTCTCAACATCCTCGTCAGCGGGGCCACGCAGGCCGGCAAGACGACCATGGTCCGTGCTCTGGCCGGCGCGATCCCGGCGGGTCAGCGAGTCATCACCTGCGAGGAGGTCTTCGAGCTCTCCCTGCGCAACAGGGACTGCGTCGCCATGCAGACGCGCCCCGCGAACCTGGAGGGCGTCGGCGAGATCACCCTGCGCCGCCTCGTCAAGGAGGCCCTGCGCATGCGCCCGGACCGCCTCATCATCGGCGAGGTCCGCGAGGCCGAGGCCCTCGACATGCTCATCGCGGCGAACTCCGGCCTGCCGGCCATGTCGACGCTCCACGCCAACTCCGCCCGCGAGGCCGTCATCAAGATCTGCACCCTCCCGCTCCTCGCGGGCGAGAACGTGTCCTCGGCCTTCGTCGTCCCGACCGTCGCCGGCGCCATCGACCTCGTCGTCCACCTCGACCTCGACTCCCGCGGGCACCGTCAGGTCCGCGAGATCGCCAGCCTGTCGGGCCGCGTCGAGAACGGCGTCGTCGAGCTCGCCGACCTCTTCCGCCGCGACGGCGCCGGCCAGCTCGTGCGCGGTCCCGGCATGCCTCCGGACCCCGAGCGCTACGCCCGTGCCGGCCACGACCTCGCCGAGCTCCTCGGCACCGCTGCCCGCCGCATGGACGCGGACGTTGGCCGGTCGGACGACGACGCCCGCCGGAGGTGGGAGTGA
- a CDS encoding type II secretion system F family protein — MGALAGLLLGLGLVLTWLALTTEPPRWRSERSRRLADLLVQAGAGRTSPTVFVVGCAALGVVLALVFLGLSGAWPIALAFGVIAGSGPFVLVSSRARTRRTRLREVWPEAVDTLVSGVRAGMSLPEALSNLGERGPEAVRSEFQAFAADYAATARFDHCLDRLKARFADPVADRIVEALRLAHEVGGTDLGVLLRSLSRMLREDMRTRGELEARQSWTVNGAKVAVAAPWLVLALLSTRPQAAAAYATTSGAIVLAVGGLASVLAYRLMLRLGRLPEEERVLR, encoded by the coding sequence ATGGGCGCCCTCGCCGGTCTCCTGCTCGGCCTCGGCCTCGTGCTGACCTGGCTCGCCCTCACGACGGAGCCGCCCCGGTGGCGTTCCGAGCGCTCCCGCCGGCTCGCGGACCTCCTCGTCCAGGCGGGCGCCGGGCGCACCAGCCCGACGGTCTTCGTCGTCGGCTGCGCGGCTCTCGGCGTCGTTCTCGCCCTGGTCTTCCTCGGCCTGTCCGGCGCCTGGCCGATCGCCCTCGCCTTCGGCGTCATCGCGGGCTCGGGCCCCTTCGTCCTCGTCTCCTCCCGGGCGCGGACGCGCAGGACCCGGCTGCGCGAGGTCTGGCCCGAGGCCGTCGACACCCTCGTCTCCGGCGTCCGCGCCGGCATGAGCCTTCCCGAGGCTCTGTCCAACCTGGGCGAGCGCGGCCCGGAGGCGGTCCGCTCCGAGTTCCAGGCCTTCGCGGCTGACTACGCCGCCACGGCCCGCTTCGACCACTGCCTCGACCGCCTCAAGGCCCGCTTCGCGGACCCTGTCGCGGACCGGATCGTCGAGGCGCTGCGACTCGCGCACGAGGTCGGCGGTACGGACCTCGGCGTCCTCCTGCGCTCGCTCTCGCGGATGCTGCGCGAGGACATGCGCACTCGCGGAGAGCTCGAGGCGCGGCAGTCCTGGACCGTCAACGGCGCGAAGGTTGCCGTCGCCGCTCCGTGGCTCGTCCTCGCCCTCCTCTCCACGAGGCCCCAGGCCGCTGCCGCCTACGCCACCACCTCGGGCGCGATCGTCCTCGCGGTCGGCGGGCTGGCGAGCGTCCTCGCCTACCGGCTCATGCTGCGGCTCGGGCGCCTCCCCGAGGAGGAGCGGGTGCTGCGATGA